In Hymenobacter sublimis, a single genomic region encodes these proteins:
- a CDS encoding DUF885 domain-containing protein gives MTHPYASRLVLAAAVAGLTAFSACNSNTKPTSGTPETVDADFDRYKQRFIDSLWYYNPEWASGAGYHRYDSLLVIPSAGRRQTEAAALARRRKEMEIFKVEDLSVNNQTDYRLLQNYLASARFYADTLRDWQWNPAGYNLGSSVAEILNGRYHPLDRRLRAISTKISRAADYYEAAKQNIQTPTREHTNLAILQTQGGLAVFGPALQDSVAKSGLSAQEKKDLQGRIATTRLVMEGYVRFLQQEVLPAGKFRSFRIGKPLFDRKFALDIQSTYSADQVYRKAQQHRQELLHDMGRRATRLWPKYFPGQTMPTDSVALIKQVISKLSEKHATPAGFVQAVKDQMPTLVKWVDDHKLLTQDPTKPLVVRETPLYMRGSGAGASISAPGPYDKAANTYYNVEPLDGQSAAQAESYLREYNQYTLQILNIHEAIPGHYTQLVYANRSPSLVKSIFGNGAMIEGWAVYTERMMLESGYGGNTDEIWLMWDKWNMRVTLNAILDHEVQAGSITEAQAVALLQRDGFQEEAEARNKWRRATLSQVQLSSYFTGSTEIYDLRQELKKQQGKSFDLKAFHEQFLSYGSAPVKYIRQMMLGHN, from the coding sequence ATGACGCACCCTTACGCTTCCCGGCTGGTGCTGGCGGCGGCCGTGGCGGGCCTAACGGCCTTCAGCGCCTGCAATTCCAACACCAAGCCCACCTCCGGCACGCCCGAAACCGTGGATGCCGACTTCGACCGGTACAAACAGCGCTTTATTGACTCCCTGTGGTACTACAACCCCGAGTGGGCCTCCGGCGCCGGCTACCACCGCTACGACTCACTACTGGTAATTCCCTCGGCGGGCCGCCGCCAGACGGAAGCCGCCGCCCTGGCCCGCCGGCGCAAGGAAATGGAAATCTTTAAGGTGGAGGATCTGTCAGTGAACAACCAGACCGACTACCGCCTGCTGCAGAACTACCTGGCCTCGGCCCGCTTCTACGCCGATACCCTGCGCGACTGGCAGTGGAACCCGGCGGGCTACAACCTGGGCTCCTCGGTGGCTGAAATCCTGAACGGGCGCTACCACCCCCTCGACCGCCGCCTGCGCGCCATCAGCACCAAAATCAGCCGCGCCGCCGACTACTACGAGGCCGCCAAGCAGAACATCCAAACGCCTACCCGCGAGCATACCAACCTAGCCATTCTGCAAACCCAGGGCGGGCTGGCCGTATTCGGGCCGGCCCTGCAAGATTCGGTGGCAAAGTCGGGGCTTTCGGCCCAGGAGAAAAAGGACTTACAGGGGCGCATTGCTACCACCCGCCTCGTGATGGAAGGCTACGTGCGCTTCCTGCAGCAGGAGGTGCTGCCGGCCGGCAAGTTCCGCTCTTTCCGCATCGGTAAGCCCCTGTTTGACCGCAAGTTTGCGCTGGATATTCAGTCCACGTATTCCGCCGACCAGGTGTACCGGAAGGCCCAGCAGCACCGCCAGGAACTCCTCCACGACATGGGCCGCCGGGCTACCCGTCTCTGGCCCAAGTACTTCCCCGGCCAAACTATGCCTACTGATTCGGTGGCTCTGATTAAGCAAGTCATCAGCAAGCTGTCGGAAAAGCACGCTACCCCCGCCGGTTTTGTGCAAGCCGTGAAAGACCAGATGCCTACCCTGGTGAAGTGGGTCGATGACCATAAGCTGCTGACCCAGGACCCCACCAAGCCCCTAGTGGTGCGCGAAACGCCCCTGTACATGCGCGGCAGCGGGGCGGGCGCCAGCATTTCGGCCCCCGGCCCCTACGATAAGGCCGCTAACACCTACTACAACGTGGAACCCCTCGACGGGCAGTCTGCGGCCCAGGCCGAAAGCTACCTGCGCGAGTACAATCAGTACACTCTCCAGATTCTGAACATCCACGAGGCTATTCCGGGTCACTACACCCAGTTGGTGTACGCCAACCGCTCGCCCTCGCTGGTAAAATCCATCTTCGGCAACGGGGCCATGATTGAGGGCTGGGCCGTGTACACCGAACGCATGATGCTGGAAAGCGGCTACGGTGGCAACACCGACGAAATTTGGCTGATGTGGGACAAGTGGAACATGCGCGTGACCCTGAACGCCATCCTCGACCACGAGGTACAGGCGGGCAGCATCACCGAGGCCCAAGCCGTGGCCCTGCTCCAGCGCGACGGATTTCAGGAGGAGGCCGAGGCCCGCAATAAGTGGCGCCGCGCTACCCTCAGCCAGGTGCAGCTAAGCAGCTACTTCACCGGCTCCACTGAAATCTATGATTTGCGCCAGGAGCTGAAAAAGCAGCAGGGCAAGAGCTTCGACCTAAAAGCCTTTCACGAGCAGTTCCTGAGCTACGGCAGCGCCCCCGTCAAGTACATCCGCCAGATGATGCTGGGCCACAACTAA
- a CDS encoding thioredoxin family protein, whose protein sequence is MKVIDTNDEGLRTLIHDYPRVLAKFTSENCSVCDLLAPPFEQFSVDARFLSTVFLRLDADENPVARKMMDTKVAPFFVSYCRGRLMECDTLRTEQEVLEMLTQLQSCTDAVEVEE, encoded by the coding sequence ATGAAAGTTATTGACACCAACGACGAAGGACTGCGCACGCTCATTCACGACTACCCCCGGGTGCTGGCGAAATTCACCTCCGAAAACTGTTCCGTCTGCGACCTGCTGGCTCCCCCGTTCGAGCAGTTTTCCGTGGACGCGCGCTTTCTGTCCACGGTTTTTCTTCGTTTGGATGCCGATGAGAACCCCGTGGCCCGCAAGATGATGGATACCAAAGTAGCCCCGTTCTTTGTGTCCTACTGCCGGGGCCGGTTGATGGAGTGCGACACGCTGCGCACGGAGCAGGAAGTGCTGGAAATGCTCACCCAGCTGCAAAGCTGCACGGATGCCGTTGAGGTAGAAGAGTAG
- a CDS encoding YdcF family protein, with translation MFFILSKLLDFLISPLVWVVVLLLLAVLRRRSTWGQRLLGLGVALLLVLTNGALVNEALLAWEIPPVRLTQLGRHDAGVLLTGITKGRKSPHDRVYVEQGADRLLHTLWLYRAGRIRNIIVSGGSGALGGSKRRSEAEELGILLRLAGVPRQHILLETRSRNTRENALNTRALLRQHPEIKSIVLITSAFHQRRAMGCFREVGLNPAVFPASYYSSDRQATLTYWLIPSDEAPRLWGILLHEMVGYAVYRLRGYVA, from the coding sequence ATGTTCTTTATCCTGTCAAAACTGCTTGATTTCCTTATTTCGCCCTTGGTATGGGTGGTAGTACTGTTGCTGCTGGCCGTTCTGCGGCGCCGCTCCACATGGGGGCAGCGGCTGCTGGGGCTGGGAGTTGCCCTGCTGTTAGTGCTCACCAACGGCGCCCTGGTCAATGAAGCCTTGCTGGCCTGGGAAATTCCGCCCGTGCGGCTAACCCAGCTGGGCCGCCACGATGCGGGCGTCCTGCTCACGGGCATCACCAAGGGCCGCAAGTCGCCCCACGACCGGGTGTACGTGGAGCAGGGCGCCGACCGACTACTGCATACCTTGTGGCTGTACCGGGCCGGGCGCATTCGCAACATCATCGTCTCGGGCGGGTCGGGGGCTTTGGGCGGCAGTAAACGGCGTTCAGAGGCGGAGGAGTTGGGCATTCTGCTGCGGCTGGCCGGCGTACCCCGGCAGCACATACTGCTGGAAACCCGCAGCCGCAACACCCGCGAAAACGCCCTCAATACCCGCGCCTTGCTACGTCAGCACCCAGAAATTAAGTCCATCGTGCTGATTACCTCCGCTTTTCACCAGCGCCGGGCCATGGGCTGCTTCCGTGAGGTAGGCCTGAATCCCGCCGTTTTCCCGGCTTCCTACTACTCCTCTGACCGGCAGGCCACGCTCACGTACTGGCTGATTCCCAGCGACGAGGCCCCGCGCCTGTGGGGTATTCTGCTGCATGAAATGGTGGGCTATGCGGTGTATCGGCTGCGGGGCTACGTGGCGTAG
- a CDS encoding LLM class flavin-dependent oxidoreductase, translating into MNTSPLATLTLSVLDLAAILAGYTPADTFRNSVDLARHAERWGYRRYWLAEHHNMASIASSATAILIGHVAGGTASIRVGSGGIMLPNHAPLVIAEQFGTLASLYPGRIDLGLGRAPGTDQLTAQALRRDQHTAANDFPRNVQELQTYLSAENRGSRVRAVPGEGLDIPIWLLGSSTYSAQLAALLGLPFAFASHFAPTYLHEALGLYRRNFRPSSQLAEPYAMACVNVIAADTDEEAERLATSFYVFALGIIRGTTLPLQPPLDSMEGYWTDYEEAAVRQMMTYVFIGGPATITRKLEAFVAQTQVAELMVVSHIYDHAARLRSYEILAELKGSAQHAEQTAVAPSQVQ; encoded by the coding sequence ATGAACACTTCCCCGCTTGCCACCCTCACCCTGTCGGTGCTGGACTTGGCCGCTATTCTGGCCGGCTACACGCCCGCCGACACCTTCCGCAACAGCGTTGATCTGGCCCGCCACGCCGAGCGGTGGGGCTACCGGCGCTACTGGCTGGCCGAACACCACAACATGGCTAGCATTGCTTCCTCGGCTACGGCCATTCTGATTGGGCACGTAGCGGGCGGCACTGCTAGCATTCGGGTGGGCTCGGGCGGCATTATGCTACCGAACCACGCCCCGCTGGTGATTGCCGAGCAGTTTGGTACCCTAGCCTCGCTTTATCCCGGCCGTATCGACCTGGGCCTGGGTCGCGCCCCCGGTACCGACCAGCTTACGGCCCAAGCCCTGCGCCGCGACCAGCACACGGCCGCCAACGATTTTCCCCGCAACGTGCAGGAACTGCAAACCTACCTCTCGGCCGAAAACCGGGGTAGCCGAGTGCGGGCCGTGCCGGGCGAGGGGCTCGACATTCCGATTTGGCTGCTGGGCTCCAGCACCTACAGCGCCCAACTGGCGGCGCTGCTCGGCCTGCCGTTTGCCTTTGCCAGCCACTTTGCGCCTACCTATTTGCACGAGGCCCTGGGCTTGTACCGCCGCAACTTCCGGCCCTCCAGCCAACTTGCGGAACCGTACGCCATGGCCTGCGTGAACGTAATTGCGGCCGATACCGACGAGGAAGCTGAACGGCTGGCTACCTCGTTCTATGTGTTTGCCCTGGGCATCATCCGCGGCACCACGCTTCCCTTGCAGCCCCCATTGGACAGCATGGAAGGGTACTGGACCGACTACGAGGAAGCCGCCGTACGCCAGATGATGACCTACGTCTTCATCGGTGGCCCCGCTACCATCACTCGGAAACTAGAAGCCTTTGTGGCGCAAACCCAGGTGGCGGAGCTCATGGTCGTTTCGCACATCTACGACCACGCCGCCCGCCTGCGCTCCTACGAAATCCTGGCCGAGCTGAAAGGCAGCGCGCAACATGCCGAGCAAACGGCGGTAGCTCCCAGCCAAGTGCAGTAG